The following are from one region of the Silene latifolia isolate original U9 population chromosome 9, ASM4854445v1, whole genome shotgun sequence genome:
- the LOC141598195 gene encoding uncharacterized protein LOC141598195 gives MEPNLQKRFIAQGANKIFTTLTKEFSKAPRIVTYEHTTRFFDARLQKGQPVSPHILSMIENVEKLETLDCKISENIVIDRMLHSLHDGFALFRANYYMNDLKKSPHELHSLLVQTEKDMKFNGSMKQDVLVVSNKGKGKGKAKADLAVGKAKFKKSGSGKSGPGESSNSSGATKSKDGNMECHHCHKSGHWRRTCPVYHEDIKAGRVKPVGAPEHRTPRKG, from the exons atggaacccaatttgcagaaacgcttcatagcccaaggtgcaaacaagattttcaccacgctcactaaggaattctcgaaagcaccgagaatcgtgacctatgagcataccactcgcttctttgatgcgagactccagaagggccaaccagttagcccacacattctcagcatgattgagaatgtcgagaagctggagacgcttgattgtaaaatcagcgagaacattgtgattgaccgcatgcttcattcactccacgatggttttgcgctctttagagcgaattactatatgaatgatttgaagaaaagtccccatgaactgcactcccttctcgtacagaccgagaaggacatgaagttcaatgggagcatgaaacaggatgttctcgttgtgtcaaacaagggcaagggtaagggcaaagctaaggcagacctagcagtaggtaaggcgaagtttaagaagtcgggttcaggtaagagtgggcctggtgagtcgagcaactcatcaggcgcgacaaagagcaaggatggtaacatggagtgtcaccattgccacaagtctgggcattggaggcgtacatgtcccgtataccatgaggacataaaggcaggtcgcgttaaacctgttg gggctccggaacatcgaacccctcgtaaagggtga